The genomic segment CGTGTCTCCTTTTCTCTAAAGAATTTTGGCTACATTCTTATCCATAACTGACGTTAGTTAGCTAACAGAATCACCGTAGAAAAAAACATCATCAATTAAAAATTCTAGAAATGCTCAAGCCACAGGCTGTGCATGGTCTTTGTCTTTTGATTTAGTAGTGTTGAGACAGTTCTGTTTCTTATTATCAAAGTCATCATCAAAGTCAATAAGTTTAGGACTAAAAAACCGGGGATTTGTGAAATTCTAGTGAGGTAAACAAAACCTTTTGCAAAATCCTCGACTTGTGAACTCCAAGGTCTTTCTTTATACTCATTTTGCTAGTTTTGGCCATGGGAGAGATTAGAGGTGGGTTCTCGGTGAATTGCGTAACTGATCGGCATTTTTGCCGCTGATGAAACGTTTTCCTAAGGAAGGAGATAAATGACCTCGAAAATTTATTGGAGATTATTATATTTTGTTGGATATGGTAGTTTCGAATAAGAATTAAAATGCTTTTTTTTCGCTAGAGTCTGGGGGGAAATTAGCGTGAGTGGTGTAGTCTGCTGAAACTCCTTGTGGCCTTTGGCTATCTTCTCTAAGGAAGGATAGGAGAGACTCTTTAGAAATTATTTAGAATGACTATACTAAAGTATTGGTTTGAGGACTAGAGCTGTTGTGTGTCCTTTTTTCTACATTTATTATTATGTAGACATGCTTAATATGATATGGGAATTCAAGCTAGAGCCAGCTGCGGTTTAGTTAAGCCCTGTAATATGGCGGCGGCTCAAGTGATTAGTATCCCGTCCGTGGGCAACGGGAAATAGAAAATGCCTGTGGAGTCGAGGTAGCGGGGCATTGGTAATGGTGTCTAGCCAATGGGCAGTGAAATAGGAAATCTTTGGGGTGACTCGGGGAATAATCTTCTCTGCATACCGCCTAGGGTGGCTGGGAGAGGGTGTCAATGACCTCTGCGTTTTGATTGGCCTTATTGTGTTTGTCGGTCTCTCTCTTTCGGATTGATGTTGGTTAGTTTTGCCGATCGCCGGGTTCGTAGTCAAATAACCACCGACGAATTTCTTGGGCGAGCCAAATCAACTCATCCTCGTCTAACCCCTCGCCAAACAGACGGCGTTCGTAGCGCTTGTCGCTAAGGAGTGCTTCGCAGGTCATGAGGATAGTGCGGGGTTTGTAGTTATCTAGGCTCCATGCTGACGAGGACTGATGGGCGAGGGAAATGTCTTGGATTTTCCCAGTGATGCCCTTGGATGAGAAATATTTAAAGCCCCATAGATTTTTTGTGATGCTAAATGTTGTCCGGTTAAATAATATTTGAGTTTCGCGAAATAAATGGGTCAGCGATCGCCAAACCAAAATGCCCCATAATCCTAACCAAATAAAACCGTACCAAAGGGTTTGAGGGCTGACCAACAGAAGAAAAATGAGGATTGTGCCATAGGCCGCAAGATGAAGCCCATGTAGATAGTCCGTAAACGTGCGAAAACGGCGGCGTGGGATGGAGATTTCGAGGCGATCGCCGAAGGCCTTGAGTACTATCGGACTTTGCCATGGCTTATGAATGCGTAATTTCCCTTGACGAGTCATCCTCCTCGGCAGCGGTGGTTGCTCTAGATAATTTAAAGCTTCATCCACCGAGCTAAGGCGATTTTCTAACGCTGGTTCGACAAGCTTTTCTAGCCAATTTAAAAAATGGGCATCGCCCGTAACAAATGGCCGAAAGTTTAAACGGAGATTTGCTGTGGGCAAGTCAGCGGGAGTCACACCCGTAAGTAAATGAATTAGCGTTGCGCCGAGGGCATAAAGATCCGACGCAGCACAGGCTTTACCGCCAAATTGCTCTAGGGGACAGTAACCGTAGGTGCCAATGACTGTAAATGTGGAGCCTTCCGCAACCGCTTTATCTTGAACCGCGCCAAAATCAACGAGATAAATATGCTCATCTTCCCCTTGAATGAGATTGCTAGGCTTAATGTCGCGGTGTAAAATTTGCGGCTTAAGGTGGTGAAGATAGTGCAAAATCTCTAGGATTTGATGGGCGATCGCCTCGATTTCCGACTGAGTAAATTTGCGACCTTGTTCTAAAAGCTCCTTCAAAGAATGTCCCGGAATATATTCCTGCACCAGCCCAAACCATAGATGGCGATCGTCAATAGAAAAATAATCTCGGTATTGAGGAATAAACTCATGGTCGAGCTGCTTTAAAGTCTGAGCTTCCCGCTCAAACAATTTCAGATCTTGCCACTCCACATCACCACCAAAAGTGAGGAGCTTAATCGTGACCGACTCCTGCTGAGGCGAGTTGAGATCCCTTGCCAACCAAGTTTGTCGCCCAGCATTGCGACCCATTTGAGTGACTAACTGATAGCGCTCATGTAAAACTAGCCCTGATTCCATCTTTGAATCTACAAATTTTGCCCTAGGAGCATGGTAGACAATTCGTTTCGGTCAATTTTTAGTCTCCATCAAAATCTTTACAACTTCGAAGGGATCATCTTCCCAGCAAGGGGCAGGTAAAAATTTCTGGAGAACAATATTGATATCATTGGCAATTTCTGCAATGTCGTCCCGCAAAAACAGCTCGTCTAAGGTAGTGACATCACGGTGATTGATGCTAATGAGCGGTGCGG from the [Limnothrix rosea] IAM M-220 genome contains:
- a CDS encoding serine/threonine protein kinase — encoded protein: MESGLVLHERYQLVTQMGRNAGRQTWLARDLNSPQQESVTIKLLTFGGDVEWQDLKLFEREAQTLKQLDHEFIPQYRDYFSIDDRHLWFGLVQEYIPGHSLKELLEQGRKFTQSEIEAIAHQILEILHYLHHLKPQILHRDIKPSNLIQGEDEHIYLVDFGAVQDKAVAEGSTFTVIGTYGYCPLEQFGGKACAASDLYALGATLIHLLTGVTPADLPTANLRLNFRPFVTGDAHFLNWLEKLVEPALENRLSSVDEALNYLEQPPLPRRMTRQGKLRIHKPWQSPIVLKAFGDRLEISIPRRRFRTFTDYLHGLHLAAYGTILIFLLLVSPQTLWYGFIWLGLWGILVWRSLTHLFRETQILFNRTTFSITKNLWGFKYFSSKGITGKIQDISLAHQSSSAWSLDNYKPRTILMTCEALLSDKRYERRLFGEGLDEDELIWLAQEIRRWLFDYEPGDRQN